Genomic window (Pelodiscus sinensis isolate JC-2024 chromosome 17, ASM4963464v1, whole genome shotgun sequence):
CAAATCAGTTGTCTTTAACTGATAATGTGCTGTAGGGAGAGCTATAGTCTCCAACCAGTAGGAGCTAAGAaactgtgctggggctgggggccatgTGTGAAGCAGagcgccacagggagcagccgGCCGCTTTGAgcggtctggggctgctggcaggcagagaAGCCTGCTgcaggggtgctggccaggagctgcttaagtaggcacctcccagccagagcctgcctctggcatcccaccccttccttgtcccccaggtcaccacccaggccacctctcctcccccaggtaCAACTCCCAGATGATGCATTCCCCTCTTAcactcctctcctgcatccatacccctcCCAGACTCTTCACCCCAatcgcctccttcacccaaacttcctctcagaccccactctctcctgcaccccagtctcctaccctgagctcccttctgcacccaacctctgccccagaccctgcgccccctccatgggagagtgcagcccttgacctctttccaaaatcttggagtggcccccatgaAAAATTATCGTCCACCCCAGTCTAGTAGCTGCATCCCACTTGCATGCGTGTTTCAAACTTGTTGCTTTCAAATGGCTTCCATGGTTGTGTGAGATGGGGCAGGGCTTCTAGTTACTCTGTGAACTGTTCTTTCCGGAGTCCCTTTCCCTTTGGACTTGTCTAAAAACTGACATGGAAGGAGGCTCCGAAACCAGCTTTGGATCTTGCTCTTTGTCCTGGAAGAACAGAACTGATTAAAAAAACCACCGTGCGGGAAGAAGGGGTTGGACGGTTCTCGTTTGCCTTGCAGTGTTCACGCCCTTAGCTGCAACAGGCCCAGGGTGCAAGATGCTGACCCAGATGCTGGTTTGTGTACCTCACCAGTCTGGTAGCAGCGTCCCAGTAAGGGAGCCAAACAAGGAGAATGAGCAGTGTGTGAATGGGGAGGTGACACACCCTTTTTGTCCAAGCATTGTTCATACCAATGACATTCGTGTATTCTAAGTAAAATGTGCTGTCTTAATTCCTGGGATTAAccccattttatttttcttcctcagCAATGGCACCAGCATGATTTCGTTGATCATTCCCCccaaagaccagatttcacgaGTGGCAAAAATGTTAGCAGATGAGTTTGGTACCGCATCAAACATCAAGTCTCGAGTGAATCGCCTTTCAGTGCTGGGAGCCATTACATCTGTACAGCAAAGACTTAAACTCTATAACAAAGGTAACACGTGGCCCCATGGCTGCACGTTTTCCCAAGGCAAACTGTCCTTCCTTAGCCATTTGCTTGGGCTTTTACAGCAGGCTGGCCAAGGCAGACCCTAAGTTCTTCAAGCACGTTGTCTGTTGCTGCCTCTCGCCATCGATGCGTTGAATTGCTCAAGGGGTTTTAAGCAAGTCGGACTTGGGTGGGGAGGCCCAGTTCTGATTGTTGACAGCTTTGTGGGTTCTTCAGTGTGAAATCCGTACTTGCCTGCTTAACCTGGCCCTGGTTGATCTGTGGCCCCCTCTGTATGAAATGACAAATGGGCGAACAGGGGAGAAGGTAAAGCCTGCCGTCAAGGTGTACCCTGGAAAAGGGTCTGCTTGTGCAGCCTCTCTTCAAGCAAGTGGTGTGATTCCAGTAGGACTGTGTGCACACAAGGGCTGCGAGATCGGACCGGATTTGGAGAGCTGCCATGTAGGAATCGATAGTCTTTATGGGTGATACCGTTCAACCCTCTCCCAGGTCTTCCGTTGTGTAAATACTTGCTTTCTAGCGGGGATGTGAAAGGTtcaccagtaagcatcacccttaacggcCACTGCTTGCCAGTTCCACTTAACCAGTGAGGGCTGGAGCAACGTCCCATCtgttgtggacaggggctgctcctgtcCACCGTGGGCCCGGGCACAtcgcgggcagggggctgctgcagcccccttaattggttaaccgggtcagttaaccaattacatggggttttacatccctacttctagCTGGTTTcagacagaatgggaagtgactgtgtaggaaggagtcctgcagaaaggaatctagggggcACAGTGGGTcgcaagctaaataggagtcagcagtgtgatgctgttgcaaaaaaggcaaacctgattctggggtGTGTTAACAGGAGCATGAGCATTACAGAATTTTTctattctactctgcgctgattaggcctcagttggagtattgtgtcccgttctgggcaccacatttcaagaaagatatggagaatttggagagagtctagagaaaagcaacacaaatgataAAAGGTCTGGAAAATAGTACCTATGAGGGGAGGCGGAagtaattgggtttgtttagtttggaaaggagaagactgagaggggacatgatagtggttttcaagtacctaacagggtgttacagggaggagggagaaatataaCAGCCGGTGATCTAAATTGTGGTGCTTTGTGTGTCCTTTACAGTACCTCCAAATGGCCTGGTTGTTTACTGTGGAACAATTGTGAcagaagaaggaaaagaaaagaaagtgaaCATTGACTTTGAGCCTTTCAAACCAATCAATACATCGTTGTATTTGTGCGACAACAAATTCCATACGGAGGTAGGAGAGATCCTGGACTGCTCACGGGTCTTGCCGTAGCCAAAGCATCATGATGCATTTCAAACAGCTGTGCTGGGCTTGCTGAGTAATTCCTATCGTACGTGTGGCCAGACGTCCCAGAGAAGCAGACCTTAAGAGGAAACCAGCTCTGTGTATTTGGTGTGGGCTAGAAATGCATGCTGTGTGCTGGGAGGGGTTTTGTGTGGTGAGGTCCCAAGTTCCCGGTGCCTCGGGAGCTCTGCTGCAGATGAACTTAATAGCCCGAGCGGGTATCAAGTGTGTCTAATGCACAGTCTTCTCTGGGGAGTTGGTGGCAGGCCTTGTCTAGCATCCCTGACAGCTGTGCTGGAAGCCGGGCTTAGTAAAAGGTCGAGATGCCTCTGGTTTTGTGTCACTAGTTCTCGTGTAGGTCTTGCTGCCAAACTTGCCTTGCTCTTGCCAAAGGGAGTGGAGCAGCATGTTGGATGAGGATTGCCACGCATGGGCCCATGCCGCTTACGTTTATTCATTCAAACCCAAGAGCATGGCTTTGCATTGATGGGTACTATAAGCCTAGTAATAATATATCTGTGTATCTGTTTGAATGACCGATAACTAGAAAAAGGTATTGATCCGTTACCTTCTCCTGGGGCATAAGCACGTCACGATGGAGTCTCCTTCCGGTGCCACCGTCCCTTAACGGATCAGCATATTTCTCCCTTTCCGTATTCTGGCCATCCAGTCAACGTTGTTTTACATAACCTATCCTGCATGTTTGAGGAAacctcacttcccctgcctttATTGTCCAGGCTATTTTCATCTCTATCCCAATTGGTTTACTTACTCTGGTCATACCGAGGCAGGGACTTTCCTGTTTCGTCGGTGTCTTTGTGTGTTCTGTGCTGATTAACTTCCTCTTACCTCTGGCCTTTCACCTAGTACAAGCCTCACCTTTATCCTGCATGTCACTGAAAGCTGCTGTAAACCTGTCCATAAAGATGCATTAAGCAAGCAACACTCAAGTCAAGCAAAGACTAGGCTGAAGCCAGGTAGCTTAGCAGGGGTATTACCCTGGCCTGTCTAGAGGCCTTTTCTGTGTGATCCATGCGCATGGCACTTCTAGCAAGCCCTATTCTGTCCTCCAGCAGCAGAGAGTCCCTTCCTTCCCAGGCCACTGCCTCACTGAGTCATACCAGTGACTTGGGAGGCAGATGGCAGCTGGTGGAGAACAGTGAGGCAGGAAGGAACGTGGCCTGCAGGCTCAGTCTTCACTTTGCACGGGCCGTCTGTCAGGTTGCACCATGCGCTTGTGAACTGTACTGCCTCATTCCGCAAATACTTTGCTGGCCTCTAATATGAGAGCATGCGCCTGAAGCAGGAAGTCCGTATTCTGACCATGTACATACCTGTGGCTGGAGTCTGATCACACATGGATTGTCCCATCCAAATGAAAAGGTCCATTACCAGCCTCCTAGGGATTGTAAGTGCTCTGGGGTAGGCGTTGTCTCTGTCTGTCGGTCTGTATGTACCTTCCCTTTGGGGTTATACTGGTGGGAGAGCTCCCAAACACGCCTTTAGCCTGCCAGGAGTTGATGGGACACCAGCCTGCTGTCCAGGAGAGACAGGGCTGCTCAAAGCTCCAACTCACAGCTGGGGAAAGAGACCGTAtggaaaaaggggagggaaaacatcccaaaaaaagcaaacctagGGATGTGGGAAAGACCAGGGATACAAAGGCCTGAGCCATAGCAACTCCTCCAGCAAGTAGTGCGGGGACCCTGAGTCTTGAGAGGGGAACAGTAGTCCGCAGTCTGTCACCAGCATTAGGGGTAGAACCGTCGGCGTCAGTGGGCTGAACCCTTCTGAAAACCGTCGCTGCAGCCCAGCAAATAACTGGAGCGGGCATTGCATCGTTTGCTTTCAAACTGTAATAGCTGCAGTCATTGACACAGTCATGGTGCCTTGTTCCTTGGCCGGTCTGCTTTCCCTGTCCTCACTGAGTAGATGCTTAGTTCCAGTTTGCCTAGCTTGGTTTGTCGCACAGTGGTGCATGTGGAAAGAGGGCTGCAGTCAGTTCTGCCGGGCCAGTGAGATCCACATGCCACAATTGCTGTTCATTTTGATGCGTAAAGTGGAAGGTGCAATCCTTCCTTGCTCCTGGGATACAGGAGGTGGAACCTTTATCTTGGCAAACGAGTGGATGGCGATCATGGAGCAACAAGAGCCTTTTTAAAATGATGGCTAAAAAGGGATGAAACCCAGGCTGCAAGAACAGCCTTACAGAAGAGCAACACGCCCTTTCGTTGGGCTCTCTAAGCAGGCAATAGAATGCATGGCAGAGCATCAATGAAAGGGAAATGACTGACTATTGGATACTTATTTTTAAACCAGAATAAATCAAGAACACACAATTCTAGTCCCCAGATTCTAGTCCCTTGCCTTTTGGCAGTCATGAGATCTGATAAGATTTACTCCCGCTATTTTATTGCACCTGAGAAATTGAAGTCACTTCCCAAGAGGAGTTTGAACTCTGAAATCTGTCTCTAATGGATTTACAATGACTCTTTGATACCTGGGCTGGAATGCTACTCCTGATCTCCCAACTCACTTGGCACTGCCCCGTTAAATAGATTGCAGTGTAACATGCCGTTTCTACTACCACTACtcataaattaataaaaaaatatttgtttgccACGGTCCTCCCATTAATACCATTTATTTCCCTGGTGCTTAACTCAAAATCCACAGGCTTGATTGTTCTTTTGGATAAAGGTAACTGATGCGTTTTGTTCCAGCTGTTCATTCTAATAATTTCTCTGGAGGACGTGCAGAGAGTTGAAGCCACTTGGTAGCAAGTGAACAGCATCACTTCCAGATTGCTGAGAACCTGTCACATTAATATGAAACTTCGGGTACCGGTTACAGATTCTGAAATTCCTGCAATAGGGCAAGAAATAGTCGAACTTCAAATGTGAATCTTTGCTCCCTGGCTGCTTGAAACGTTCCTCCCTGTGATCCAGGAACAAACAGCGGAAGCAGTTTTTGGAAGGAGGCAACTGACAAGTCCTAGTCAGTGAGCAATGATTATAAGACTTGCTGGCTCCGAAGGGAGCAGCCAACTCGGAGGAATCCCCTGCTAAACCTTCACTGCAGGAGGAAGATGTCATGGCTCTGTCCTCCTTCAACCCATCGCTAATACATCAAATCCTGTTACAAATGATCCTGTAATCTGCAACACTGTGGTTTTATCATAGTTGGCCTGGATTTCATGATTGTCAACATTGAGAGACTGTCTGGTAGACAGATGTGATCATGTTGACTCTACTTGGTAGCTTCAGCGCTAAGGCTCTGGGGACTGATACAGTAAAACCCAGCAGCATTACACTGATAGAGCCGACTTGGAGGACCCAGTGAAACATAAGCCCCTAGACAGGAACATGAGGAAAAGGAGTACAGCTTCCTTTCCACACAGCTAAGCAGAATAGGAATTTAACGTGGAAAGCTAATTTGGGTACACAGAGATAACCCTCCAGTTTTTTCTGAGGGTTACCCAAGGTGCTGACCAAGACCACTGCAAATAAGGGAGAACTTGCATCTAACACACAGCATCAGCACCTTGCTCTAGCACTCAGTAGTACAGGGCACAAGACAGTAACCAAGAATCAAGCGTTTTCTTGGGTATTTGTGTCAATTTCACCGTGGCTGCCTCAAAAATGTCCATGGCCGCCAAACTATTGTTGTAATGATCTGTGTTGTGCGTGGTGGTCTCCCTTAACGAACTGCTGCTCTGCTTAGTCATCACACCGATCAGCTGGTTGGTTGGCTGATGGCATTTATTGCTAATTGTGTTGTGTTCCCGTTTCAGGCTCTGACAGCACTACTGTCTGATGATAGCAAGTTTGGTTTTATCGTAATAGATGGTAGTGGCGCGCTCTTTGGAACTCTTCAAGGAAACACAAGAGAAGTCCTGCACAAGTTCACTGTGGATCTCCCAAAGAAGCATGGTAATGCAATGTAACAAACCTTAAATGCCTCCCACGGAAAGGGAACGTGGAGGCGCAGAGAAGAGTGGAAAGTACAGTTAACGATGCAGTGTGTGTGTAATTCTACACCTTGGAGAAATATCTAGCTGACTTAGACAATGAAATATTAAGAGACACAGATACATGTGAAAGAATGAAACCAGTAACATCCAAATCCTGCAATTCATTTCTCTGCCATCTTCTATTAGTCTTAAACTCTTAGCAAGTCAGCATGATGCACTGCTAGCTAGGGGTGTActggtttaaccggttaactggtaagcattaccttACTGgcgtaactggttaaccggtgccCAGCCCTATGGTTTAGCCATTTAACAATTTAcaggggattttacatctctacagCTAACCCATATACAAGGACACTTTCCAGTCGAATTTGACCCCAAACTTGGGTGCTCACAAATAGGTTGTGTAAAACAAAGATGCTTAAATTACACCGGAAAGCGCCTTTGAATCTTTCCTTGAGGGTGTGTGCGTCTCAGACACTGACCTCTTGCAAGAAGATCTCAGTGGAACTTGTGGCTTTGACAGCACCAGAGGGCAAACAGAAGTGCCAGCAGGTTAACGACACAGAGTTCAGTGGACTTTGAAATGTTCAGTTCAATGTGGCGTTTGTGGTGCAAGCAAGGCTATTAAATAACTTCCTCTGATATCTTAAGTGGGAGGGGATAGTACTTACCTAGCAGTTGCCCAGTCTTGGTTAACTGTCTTTTTCACCTAAGTTTGCCCAGTGTAGCTAAACTTGTGGGCTGTCTAtgttggcccctattccgtaatagggatgcaaatgtagcactttggaataggcaaatccgcgggggatttaaatatcccccacgggatttgcattaacatggctgccgcttttttccggcttgtagataagccggagaagagcgccagtctggacgcgatcctccggaaaataagctcttttccggaggatctcttattcctacttgaagagcttattttccggaggatcacgtccagactggcgcttttctccggcttatctacaagccggaaaaaagcggcagccatgttaatgcaaatcccgcgggggatatttaaatcccccgcggatttgcctattccaaagtgctacatttgcatccctattacggaataggggccaatgtagacgtagccgtggagaACTCTAGGCCAGAGGTCCCATACCAGTGCATAGAGGCTTCAGTTAGTGCAGCATAGTCTGGTGATTTTTACCATAGTGAACTGCATTGGTGTAAGCCTCACATTTCCAGGGAGAGCTTGTGTATGGAGAAGTATCTGACATACATTACTGCAAACTGCTTTCATGCAGACTCACCGGTTGGTTGTTCTTCGAGCTTCATTGTGACGTCCTCACATGGAGGAAGTCACCTGATGATTGGGCCCTGCCTGGTTGTTCTCTGCTGTTTTAATTGAATTCCCTTATCTCTACTCAGAGCAGATAAAATTACATCCTTTCTTGGGTTCATTTGCTCTAATTGACCTGGCTGGGGTTTCTGTGGAAGTGGGCCTCACGATGGCTACATCCCGTCCGTTCTCTTATAGGTAGAGGAGGTCAGTCTGCCTTGCGTTTTGCTCGTTTGAGGATGGAAAAGCGACACAACTATGTAAGAAAGGTAGCGGAGACGGCTGTGCAGCTCTTCATCTCCGGGGACAAGGTGAACGTGGCTGGTCTCGTCTTAGCTGGATCCGCTGACTTCAAAACTGAACTGAGTCAGTCGGACATGTTTGATCAGGTAAGCGCGAGTGGACTTCCTGTGTGAAGTGAAACCGACAGCCTGCCTGCTTAAGGACTGACCAACGTCCTCATGATGCTAGCGGTTGCTGTGGCTCATGGCTGGCACGTGTTCTTCAGGAGAAACCCAACTGAGAGCGCACAACAGAAGGGTTGTGTTCTGTGGGGAGGCATTTGTATCCCTGAGACCTGCAGGGAGCTAGGGTTTTGCTTAGTAATGGCGAGTAGCTGGTGGGATGCTAAAAGTGGAATTCATATTCTCTCCTTTTATTCCCAAGCGAAAAGCAGAAGTTTCACTAGAATTAAACTCCTCTTAACTGGATCTCTCTGGTCCTGCTCTCTGAAAGTTGCAGTTGCCCATTATGTTTAGAACTCGCATGCAGAGATTCTGAAGTCAGATGACCAGTGTAGCAATTTTCAggcgcttttttttttatttgaatgggTTTCTGAAGTGAGTGCCCAGCCGTGCTGCTCAACAGGTTGGCTAACATGAACATTGTTTTTGTGTAGCGGTTGCAATCCAAAGTGCTGAAACTAGTTGATATCTCGTATGGTGGAGAAAATGGATTCAATCAAGCAATTGAGTTGTCCACTGAGGTCCTCTCCAACGTGAAATTCATCCAAGAGAAGAAACTAATAGGTATGAATACATCTCTATAGCTAGTCCCCTCCTTGCCCTGCTTCGCTCCTCACACCAGTGCGGCTGTGGCTTCGGTGCGCTAGCTCAGTCCTAATGTGAAAGTTGGGCAGAAGGGGATGCCAGCGACCTGCCTTCTCCAAGCACGTCAAATGCTGCCTTCAGTGTAGAATAAACCTTCCGCTTCTCTGGCCACAAGTGCCCTGTGTGCTGACCTTCGAATTCAGGTGGTGCCAATGGAGACCTGGCAGTTGCTGGCCTTGCATCGGTCACTTACACCCGCTTCTGGCCTGTTCCACCCAGACATGCTGAAGTGCCGTCAGTTGCTGCTTTCGTTGAAGACCCCAAGTGTGTCACCCCCATGGTGTCCTGGAGGGGACTGTTGGGTTTGTGGTTGGGGCACAGAACTTCAACTTGAGTGATCTAAGTTcagttcccagcactgctacCAGTTTGCTGTATGACTTGGGGCAAGTCCCTGCCTGTGGGCCTCAGCAGCAAAAAGGTCCCGTCTGACTGCAACGTGTCGGGCATTGTGTCTGAGGAGTTTCATCGGTACAGATGAGACAGCCCATTGGCTGTTACCTGCCTGGATAACAGTATCACTGCCTGACCTGCCGTGTGGCCAGGGAATGACCAGATGCTTAATTGCCTGTTGAAATGCATTGGTTGTGCTGATAGTGGGGGCTACTTCCCCTTTcctgccagactgctcctgctGTCCTCTCTCCACCCTATGCCTGATGCTTTCATGCAGGCCAGCTTGAGTTTCAGGCCTCCCATGCAGTCTGGGGAACCCTGCCTCTGATCTCTACTGTCTCCAAGAAAATGGGGATtaagttttgctttttttaatacTGTTACCAGAAATGATCTGCTCCTCACGCTGGTGAGCAGACAACGCTTGGTAAGACCCACTGTTTGGGGCCGGAACAGCAGCTGCCTTGCACGGAAGGGGAGTCAAGTTCAGGGCCTGCTTGTGGTTGATGGCTGGGCGCTAGGTTAGCCTCTGTCGCACTTTGCCGTGCTCCTGACAGAGCTGGCTAGGTTTAGTGAAACGTCCCGGGACATGGTCTCCGTTCACGAGGGTTCTCTGGTGTCTCCCCATGCAGGCCGATACTTCGATGAGATCAGCCAGGACACGGGGAAGTACTGCTTTGGGGTGGAGGACACGCTGAAAGCTTTGGAAATGGGAGCAGTAGAGATACTGATAGTTTATGAAAATCTGGATATAATGAGATACGTTCTCCATTGCCAAGGCACAGAAGGTACGTTGTGCGTCCGGGCTGGAGGGGGTTAGCTGGCCTGTGTTCCTTGGAAAATCTCTGCGGTCTGCTTTGCAGGACTCCATAAGGGGAGGTTTTATAGAAATCCTCGGGGGGGATGTAACATCCTGGTCagtcagttaattggttaaacgttGGGTTAACCTGATTCAGTGGGATCCAGGTGGGAGGGGAcagatccagcccagctggagcacccCCAGGACTCCTACTCCCAGCCCCATGTTGgggctggcttccagccccccgctctggctgagagccagccccctgcccacagcaggcagggagctgctccagcctcgcacCGGGTATCGGTTAGGCTTTCACGTCCCTAGTTACTAGCTTGGGAGAGagcgggaggtggggtgcagagctgggagggggcgaCACAGACCTTGAAGATGCAGCTTTGCAGAAGTGTTCCTCCTCGCCATGCGACTTCACACTTCCATAAGACAGTGTGAGATTGACGTGGCTGCAGCCACTAGGccattctgcccctccccaaaaCACCACTCAAATTCCTCGGTTCTTTTGGCCAGAAGCAACATTTcgtgcctgccccagccagcgtTGTGCTCAGTGCCTCCGTGCGCAGCCTTGTGCTCTGTGCATGCCCAACGGGAAAGGACGGGATTCAGAAACCTTTGAGCCGCCTGTTGCGGTGTCTGCTGCAGACTGTCTAGTTCTGTCGAGTGTCTAaccttgtttctctctctcagagGAGAAGATTCTCTATTTGACACCAGAACAAGAGAAAGACAAATCCCACTTCACAGATAAAGAGGTATTCCCACGCCTGGCCTTGTACACAGGGATGATTGTGCTGTAGGGACTTGGACTCCTACACAGCTCGCTAATGCGCCAACATTTCTCACTGAATTGTGCTCTCGGGCTTCTTGACACAGTCTCGATGTGATGGGCGGCTCTGTCTTTCCCTTTTGCCTTGAACGTGACTCCAGGGTCTGACCTGGTTGGCGTTTCCTAATTGAGTTCCTTGCTTGGGGTCTCTCTGGGCAGAGGAGCTTGGAAGATGAATTAAAAGGGACTAGGCGAGCACAGCTGAACCTAGCTCTTCTACTTGAACATTTCCTCTTTTGGTCCATCCCTCACTGCCCTGTGCTGCAGTACCCCAGCAacggaggtgggggtgggggcgtgaaGCAGATGGGATTGCATGCGCAAGGCAATGGAGATTGTGCTCCTAGACATGCTGGGAGTTGATGGTCGATTATCCACCATCGTGTGGGCATAGAGGGGCTGTCCATCCCAAATTGGAGGAACATCAGTGCTCTCCCTTGCGACTTTCCCCTCTCTGcttgctgggacaggcaggcgggGCCCTGGCCCCGTGGAAAAGGCAGCACTGAAAAGATGCTGCCCTGCTGCGGTTTGACTGTGCGGCTAGTGTAGCCACGTCAGTCTCACTTGGCTTTGCTGTCAGCTTGCCGTGTAGCATGAGGGCCCTGAGGGTAATGGTGGCACAAGGCCAGACAAATTGCACCTTCCTCCCTGTAAGCCCCGGCCCCTCTGCCTCAGTGCTCTCCTAGGACACCCAATGAAGAGGGTTCAAGGGATCTGTCTGATTGTCCAAGAGGCCGTGGCTGGAGATGGCCACGTTCATCCCGATGCTGCCGATTCCCTCCCCTGCACTCGCCCCCGAGTGTGGAGACTGAAC
Coding sequences:
- the ETF1 gene encoding eukaryotic peptide chain release factor subunit 1, which encodes MADDPSAADRNVEIWKIKKLIKSLEAARGNGTSMISLIIPPKDQISRVAKMLADEFGTASNIKSRVNRLSVLGAITSVQQRLKLYNKVPPNGLVVYCGTIVTEEGKEKKVNIDFEPFKPINTSLYLCDNKFHTEALTALLSDDSKFGFIVIDGSGALFGTLQGNTREVLHKFTVDLPKKHGRGGQSALRFARLRMEKRHNYVRKVAETAVQLFISGDKVNVAGLVLAGSADFKTELSQSDMFDQRLQSKVLKLVDISYGGENGFNQAIELSTEVLSNVKFIQEKKLIGRYFDEISQDTGKYCFGVEDTLKALEMGAVEILIVYENLDIMRYVLHCQGTEEEKILYLTPEQEKDKSHFTDKETGQEHELIESMPLLEWFANNYKKFGATLEIVTDKSQEGSQFVKGFGGIGGILRYRVDFQGMEYQGGDDEFFDLDDY